The genomic interval CCTTAATCTGGAGTCGATTCGGAAGCGAAAATTTTCAAGAATTAAAAAGTTTATGTATGCCGCCATTGCTTTATACAACCTAGCGGCGGTATTACGGAATCGAATTAAACTACCTGAGATATTGCCAGAGGATCACGGCACGAAGATGTACTGCTTTTCCTTTTGCTTAAACCGTATTTGCGTTTTTTGCCTCGCGATCCTTAATCCATTTAGAGGCTCGAAAAAAGCATTGGCGAATTGCTTAAGAGCAGTCAAAAGCTGTTGGTATATTTATAAACCATGGAGGTCTTCTCCTAGAATATGTAATACTCCACCTTCAAAATTCACTGTGCACAAAGGAAAAGTAAAATATAAAGAAATTGAAACTGCGCAATTCCTCAATGCTGAGTATCAAATATTAGGGGTTCAATATGGCCAGATTTCATGATGAAAAATCCTTAAGTTCCCTCCCATTAGGGGGGGGGGGGACAACTATGCCATTAATTCATATGCAACAAATAGTTTATGGTCGTTTTTTACACCCCAAGACACAACACCATTAAACACTGATTTTGGAATAAACAGTAAATTTATTGGTAGACAAATGTCAGAGATAAAAAGTGATACAATCATATTAATGGAAGGCATGCAAAGTCGAGTTGGCTTTTCCTGGTGGAGTGCACTAACACTAAATGATCAAAATATGCTTGATATCCAGGCTTTTGATCAGCACAAGAACGACAAAATGAACTTCCTGTTTAACGACGGAAGTGCCGCAGCGAAAAACAACATAATTGTTAATGAAACTTCTGAATACTTAAAAATAAAATAAAAGTGTAGAAATGAGAAAATTATTAGAATTGGCAATGCTTGGAGTACTTATTACAGGGTGCACCACAGCAAAACAGAGTGGTGCTTTAAAACTGAACAAGTCAGAGTTTGTAAAAACTATCGACGGTAAGAGGACAGATCTCTATGTACTCAAAAACAGTAACGGTGTAGAGGTTGCTGTAAGCAACTACGGAGCCCGTACAGTCGGTATATCTGTTCCCGATAAAAATGGTCAATTCGAGGATGTCATCAGCGGTTTTAATACACTAGATGAATACATCAACTGCCCGGAGCCTTTTCACGGCCCCATAGTAGGTCGTGTAGGCAACCGTATTGCCAAAGGTAAATTCAAACTTGAAGGCAAAGAATACAATGTGTCGATCAACAACGGCCCGAATCACCTGCACGGCGGTCTCAAAGGCTTCCACCATCGTGTCTGGGATGTAAAAAGTGTGAGCGTTAAGGCTATCCACCTACATTACCTATCAAAAGATGGCGAGATGGGCTATCCGGGAAATCTCAGCGTCGATGTTCGCTACGCTCTCAACGATAAAAATGAATTGTCCATATCCTATAAAGCAACAACGGATAAGAAAACAGTCGTCAACCTGACCTGGCACCCCTTCTTCAACCTTGCAGGAGAAGGCACGACAATCAATGATCATATCATGGAAATCAATGCCGATTACTACACACCGGTTGATGACATTCTGATTCCTCTTGGGAAAAATGTAAGCGTGAAAAATACTCCTTTTGATTTTCGCAAAACAAAGGCCATCGGCCGTGACTTGGATCAACAGAAAAACAATACACAGCTGAAACACGGTGCCGGATATGATCATAACTGGGTGCTTAAGCGTCCTGATGACAATTCTATGGCCTTTGCTGCACGGGTTACTGAACCAAAAAGCGGTCGAGTTATGGAGATCTACACTCAGGAGCCTGGACTCCAATTTTACGGAGGAAACTTTTTTGATGGAAAGACGAATGGTAAAAACGGCAAGCCGCAGATCTATCGCGGTGCCATGGCACTTGAAACACAAAAGTTCCCCGATGCTCCGAACCAGCCGAATTTCCCGTCTGTCGTTCTTGATAAAGGTGATACATACGCAACAAAGTCGATATATAAATTCACAACAAGCAAAGAATCGCATGTAAAAAAGGGATCAATCGAGAAAAATTAAGCACCTCCCTCACGATAGCTGCCCAGCCCTGTGCCGGTCAGCTATCTGCCCTGAAACTTTTTACCTCGCCCCGGACGAAAAAGCTCACCGACTAAAAAAAGTGTTACGGCCTGTCTCCCCCCGCCTCTTAAGTTTAAGTATCATGCTTAAATGATGAGAAATTTAATACTGTATTTTATACTTAAAATTAATGTAGGAGCGTTACGCATGAAAGCACTTAAGAATTTTACCAATGACAGACTTGTTAAATCACCTGATGTACTGAATAGAGTGAAGAAATTCACTCTTATCGAACTATTGGTGGTAATTGCGATTATCGCAATTCTTGCATCATTGCTTTTACCGGTATTATCCAAGGCCAGGGAGAAAAGTAGGCAGGCAGCATGTTTATCCAATGAGAAACAGAATATTACGGGTTACCATATGTTTGCTTCGGACAATGATGGAAAATTTCCTTTGTCACCCGGAAAAGGCCTACACGAAAATGTAGGTAACGGCTCAGGCTACGGCTCATTTCCTTCATATGCTGACCGTTACTATGGTTTAGGTCGACTCTATAAAGATTACAATATTGATCCTCATGTATTCTACTGTCCGTCCGATGAGCTTGTTACGTATGACGGTCCTAATGGCTGGAAATATCATACAGGGAGTTGGAGTGGGGTTTGGCTTGCCGTTAGCTACTTTACAAGGGTAACAGATAAAGATCAACAGATATTATCAACAACGCATGACCCCGGTATGGCAATTATTTCCGATCCTCTTTCACTACGAGTAGGAGGGCCTAAGTATTATGACGGACCCCTCCATAGAAATGGGTTTAATGTTGCATATGTTGATGGTTCGGCGAAACATGTTTTAAACTCAGGGAATTTGATGGCTATACCAGAACACCATAGAGACTGGAACAATCATAATATTATATGGGAACTGATGGATAGAGATTAACTAAAGATCGGTTGAAACCGTACAATAAGCGCTTGGGACGATGAGTGGAAGAAAATCACCCACTTCTAAAAAGTAGGCAGCCCCAATCGAAAAAATTAATAAAAGAACATAGCATGAACACCCAAAAAATAATAACCATGCTCACGGTAGTTGCCCTGGCCCTGGCCGGCCAGTTATCAGCTGCAGAAAACTCCAAGCCGCTTGCGGTGAGCAAGTCGAAACCGAACATCATTCTGGTTTTGACCGATGATATGGCGTGGGGAGAGTTGGGAATGAGCGGCAATCCAAAGATCAAAACGCCCAATATTGATCGACTCTCTAAAGAGAGCCTTCGATTCACAAACTTTAATGTTGCTCCTACGTGCGCACCCTCAAGAGCTCAGATTATGAGTGGTAAACATGAATTTTCTGTTGGGGTGACTCATACGATATTAGATCGTATGAACCTCAGGGATGATATAACCATACTTCCTCAAATAATGAAACAAGGCGGTTATCAGACCGGTATGGTTGGTAAATGGCATCTTTCAGAACCCGGTCACAAAACAGGTCTGACAGGGAAACCGTTGGAGCCTCATCGTCGTGGGTTTGATACAGCGATCTACACCTTCAATCAGTTAGGGCGATTTAACCCGACTCTATCTCACAATGGAAAGAATAGTAAATATGAAGGTTATTGTGGGGATGTTGTTTTTGATGAGGGGATAAAATGGATGGAGTCCTGCTCAAAAGAAAAGCCCTATTTTGCCTACCTTGCGACCAGTATACCTCATACCCCACTAGCGGCCCCACAGCGCTACAAAGACTTGTATTCGGGTGCCAAGCTGAAAAATAATGAAAAAAACTACTATGCTATGATATCCGCAGTTGATGAGAATATAGGGAAGTTGATGACGTGGATGGCGAGTCGCAAAGACGATCGGGAGACCATTTTAATCTTTATGACAGATAATGGTCATGCCATTTCCGGACCAGACGGTGCTGGGCATAGTCGCGATGGAAGGTTGAAGAAGAACGGGCTCTATAATTTTGGTTTCCGTGGGGGAAAAACTCAATCATGGCGGGGTGCGACTTGTGTGCCATTCTTGATCCGGTGGCCTGGAGTGACGACCTCGAATACAGAAAATAACACCTTGGCAAGTGGGATGGATATTCTTCCGACCTTTGCAGAAATTGCCGGAGTAGGCATAGATGATCTGGGGGTTCAAGGAGTGAGCCTGCTGCCTGATATTAAGGGTGAAAAATCAAACGTCACTAAAGACCGGTTATTGTTTAGTCATGTAGGCCGATGGAACGCCAGTGATCTTATGGAAACTTATAAATATAGATATGCAGCTATATTCAACAATCGCTACAGGTTGACCTGGGGAGAAAAAGGACACCCGGAGCTAAAAGATTACCTAAATGATCGTGAAGAGGAGAAGGATATAACATCAGAACACCCAGAGCTGGTTCAGCGATTCAAACAAGAGTATGAGAAATGGTGGGAAGCTGCAAAAACAGGAATGGTCAATGATCTTCATCAGCTCAAAACGGGAAAAATAAAGCGCCGCAAGGGAGGCGATTAGAGACCTTCGTCGCTGCATCTTTGCGGGCATCCACTAAGCAATCTCTCGGAAGCTACCGCTGGATTGTGTGGGCAGTATCCCCTGTCACCATAGCGAGTGGCGGTGAAAATACCGCATTTCAAGAACTCTCGGTTGAAACCGTAAAATAGGGGTCTAGGGACAATAGTCGGATGGTGCGTTCTTCACTATTTCGAATCACATTTTTTCAAAGGAAAAAATCGAATCGGAGACCTAAGCGACGGCTTCGATTATGGTAATCCGTAGATCCCAAGTCGCCTAAAGGAAAATTCAAAGGTAAGTTGCTAAAGTTGAACGTGAAATGATTTCAGCAGCGTTCGAAAAAATTAATAAAGGGATATAGCATGATCACCCAAAAAATAACAACCATGCTCGCAGTAGCTACCCTGCCCCGTGCGGGTCAGCTATCTGCCCTGAAAATTTTCACCTTGCCCCGGACGAAAAAGCTCACCGACTAAAAAAAGTGTTACGCCCTGCCTCCCCCTGCCTCTTAAGTTTAAGTATCATGCTTAAATGATGAAATTTAATACTTAAAATTAATGTAGGAGCTCTGCGTATGAAAGTTTTCACTCTAATTGAAGGCTAAATATTGGCTAAGACCGTGGGCAAAAATATAAAGCAATTACTGTGACAAATACTTGGGACTTTTGTAATATTCCTCGTACCAGTTCCTCAAGTTTTACCAGCTCGTGAAAAAAACAACATCCTGTTTTGTCTTTTATAGATTCCCGCTAAACCAATACATAAACCCTAAGCAAAAATTCTTACACTTCCCATAGCCTATTTGCTAGAAAATAGACCAAAATATACTAGCTCAGTTAAACCCTAATATAGATTACTTTATGCGCTTTATTTCACTTTTAATTCTCCTTGCGATCAACGCAATGGCCTCGCAACCAAATATACTAATTTTCTCAAAAACGGCTGGTTTTAGGCACGATTCCATTGAAGTTGGAGCTCAAGCCTTAAGTCAACTACTTGAAAAAAATGACTATAATTGCATACACTCAGAAGATAGTCAGCTTTTTAATGATAAAAATTTAAAACAATTCCGCGCAATTATTTTCTTGAGCACTACGGGTGATATTTTAAACAAAGAACAACAATTAGCATTTCAGCGTTTTATCCAAGCTGGAGGTGGTTTTGTTGGCATTCATGCTGCTAGTGATACCGAGTATAACTGGGCTTGGTACATGCGCTTAATCGGGGCACAATTTTCTAGTCACCCACAAACACAAACTGCTGTTCAAGAAAAATGTGCCTGCGAGCACCCCTCCACGGATTTTTTACCCAATCGTTGGAGTCGTAAAGATGAATGGTATAATTTCAAAAATTTCTCTCCCAATATCACCCCACTCCTCAACTTAGATGA from Lentisphaera araneosa HTCC2155 carries:
- a CDS encoding transposase: MLENSEKSLYMADAGYNGMAFIALAKELGHEVLMPLKMSHLAQKMNDSKKRSLVHEIKLTRSHLKNYPDHQHLLGTTLKIRLIRTLGTSKLKSQVLITTLLDDAKFSWKELSGLYRQRYLVEVAYRHLKVNLNLESIRKRKFSRIKKFMYAAIALYNLAAVLRNRIKLPEILPEDHGTKMYCFSFCLNRICVFCLAILNPFRGSKKALANCLRAVKSCWYIYKPWRSSPRICNTPPSKFTVHKGKVKYKEIETAQFLNAEYQILGVQYGQIS
- a CDS encoding aldose epimerase family protein, which codes for MLGVLITGCTTAKQSGALKLNKSEFVKTIDGKRTDLYVLKNSNGVEVAVSNYGARTVGISVPDKNGQFEDVISGFNTLDEYINCPEPFHGPIVGRVGNRIAKGKFKLEGKEYNVSINNGPNHLHGGLKGFHHRVWDVKSVSVKAIHLHYLSKDGEMGYPGNLSVDVRYALNDKNELSISYKATTDKKTVVNLTWHPFFNLAGEGTTINDHIMEINADYYTPVDDILIPLGKNVSVKNTPFDFRKTKAIGRDLDQQKNNTQLKHGAGYDHNWVLKRPDDNSMAFAARVTEPKSGRVMEIYTQEPGLQFYGGNFFDGKTNGKNGKPQIYRGAMALETQKFPDAPNQPNFPSVVLDKGDTYATKSIYKFTTSKESHVKKGSIEKN
- a CDS encoding type II secretion system protein → MKALKNFTNDRLVKSPDVLNRVKKFTLIELLVVIAIIAILASLLLPVLSKAREKSRQAACLSNEKQNITGYHMFASDNDGKFPLSPGKGLHENVGNGSGYGSFPSYADRYYGLGRLYKDYNIDPHVFYCPSDELVTYDGPNGWKYHTGSWSGVWLAVSYFTRVTDKDQQILSTTHDPGMAIISDPLSLRVGGPKYYDGPLHRNGFNVAYVDGSAKHVLNSGNLMAIPEHHRDWNNHNIIWELMDRD
- a CDS encoding arylsulfatase, coding for MEENHPLLKSRQPQSKKLIKEHSMNTQKIITMLTVVALALAGQLSAAENSKPLAVSKSKPNIILVLTDDMAWGELGMSGNPKIKTPNIDRLSKESLRFTNFNVAPTCAPSRAQIMSGKHEFSVGVTHTILDRMNLRDDITILPQIMKQGGYQTGMVGKWHLSEPGHKTGLTGKPLEPHRRGFDTAIYTFNQLGRFNPTLSHNGKNSKYEGYCGDVVFDEGIKWMESCSKEKPYFAYLATSIPHTPLAAPQRYKDLYSGAKLKNNEKNYYAMISAVDENIGKLMTWMASRKDDRETILIFMTDNGHAISGPDGAGHSRDGRLKKNGLYNFGFRGGKTQSWRGATCVPFLIRWPGVTTSNTENNTLASGMDILPTFAEIAGVGIDDLGVQGVSLLPDIKGEKSNVTKDRLLFSHVGRWNASDLMETYKYRYAAIFNNRYRLTWGEKGHPELKDYLNDREEEKDITSEHPELVQRFKQEYEKWWEAAKTGMVNDLHQLKTGKIKRRKGGD